In Pontiella desulfatans, one DNA window encodes the following:
- a CDS encoding alpha-amylase family protein, with translation MMKRMLIGLACCVPTLLLGAGVLEVRAPGYNFQNAEYTTSHVFIDEVAGSTADLEILFDLMAFGNIADVEVFSNLNRRDLARTDKDGDGYADGIVPYPGNSITDSAADTDPATGHYYIPINMTDGDSNGIYELTIPASKTGAYRLTARFKCGDAIEENSYDPNNWIWYGLRDHAIVVSPSDARNIRLYELNVFNIDASGDTFAQRSTLEDLHDAPGAAQGSSENWNLHYLKSLGMNWLWFQPIHPNGIDGREPSDGWGGSGAPYDPGSPYAVKNFFAVNELMTVDYHGTNTLAQNRAASMAAWVSFVSSADTEQVGIMLDAPFNHTAFDVELAQQGVDLFQPDGASWSPYDEIRNRDARFFSSDGNYGNRASSAANIAAGPDRYDFGKWNDVKDVFFGRYDALVEYDDGAGGAEYESYKNEGDWFDWSDADWTSLDFTQGGQQRNLTRRVWDYFAEYAIHWLEQTRPSGQNRNSLPSDGDASARYAWDQKGIDGLRCDFGQGLPPRCWEYIINVARSHKWNFVMMSESLDGGAVTYRSNRHFDILNENIVFPLKSASNAGDYRNIFEDRRAAYGQGLVLLNNTSHDEESFADPWEGVVRSAACGMIDGSTMVFPGQELGISTSYGYDHYETNFGKNVPHFKRWNSMMPIWTDTNFGNDQLFPVYSGIQQARASSPALRSPNRWFIDGDGSNGNIFATAKYEEAHASPTTNDVVLAFANLDRNNVQSDNFKIPAGLAPLLGLEDARQYNVVNLAAYDESTRSIFLWGSSMSGAALKGTGFFVSLNKVPTVDGDWATAPYEAQYLKLVDVTDPLEVEIDSVEAIASSVVVSCAATPGWYYHLETRTNLLGGAWTTVQSNVKAKGTSLTLTHEGGLAPDERFYRVQVSYVEQ, from the coding sequence TGTGGAAGTTTTCTCGAACCTGAACCGGCGCGATCTCGCCCGCACCGACAAGGATGGCGACGGCTATGCCGACGGCATCGTTCCCTACCCCGGCAACTCGATCACCGATTCCGCCGCCGACACCGATCCGGCGACCGGTCATTACTATATTCCGATCAACATGACCGACGGCGACTCGAACGGGATATACGAGCTCACCATCCCCGCATCGAAAACGGGTGCCTATCGCCTGACCGCCCGCTTCAAGTGCGGTGATGCCATCGAGGAAAACAGCTACGACCCGAACAACTGGATCTGGTACGGGCTGCGCGATCACGCCATTGTTGTCTCCCCGTCCGATGCCCGCAATATCCGGCTTTATGAACTCAACGTGTTCAATATCGATGCATCCGGCGACACGTTTGCGCAACGCTCCACCCTTGAGGACCTCCACGACGCCCCCGGGGCCGCGCAGGGCAGCTCCGAAAACTGGAACCTGCACTATCTGAAGAGCCTGGGCATGAACTGGCTCTGGTTCCAGCCCATCCACCCCAACGGAATCGACGGGCGCGAACCCAGCGACGGATGGGGAGGGTCGGGCGCGCCCTACGATCCCGGCAGCCCCTATGCCGTGAAAAACTTTTTCGCGGTTAACGAACTCATGACCGTTGATTATCATGGCACCAACACCCTTGCGCAGAATCGCGCCGCATCCATGGCGGCCTGGGTGAGCTTTGTTTCCTCGGCCGACACCGAACAAGTGGGCATCATGCTCGATGCCCCGTTCAACCACACCGCGTTCGATGTCGAGCTCGCGCAGCAGGGCGTGGATCTGTTCCAGCCCGATGGGGCAAGCTGGTCGCCGTATGACGAGATTCGCAATCGCGATGCACGCTTCTTTTCGTCCGACGGCAACTATGGCAACCGGGCTTCGTCCGCCGCCAACATTGCCGCGGGGCCCGACCGCTACGACTTCGGCAAATGGAACGACGTGAAGGATGTCTTCTTCGGACGGTACGACGCCCTCGTGGAATACGACGACGGCGCCGGCGGCGCCGAATACGAAAGCTACAAGAACGAGGGCGACTGGTTCGACTGGTCCGATGCGGACTGGACTTCGCTCGACTTCACCCAGGGCGGCCAGCAGCGGAACCTCACCCGGCGGGTCTGGGACTACTTTGCCGAATACGCCATCCATTGGTTGGAACAGACGCGCCCCTCCGGGCAAAACCGCAACTCGCTCCCGTCCGACGGCGATGCCTCCGCGCGCTATGCGTGGGACCAAAAGGGCATCGACGGCCTGCGCTGCGACTTTGGCCAGGGGCTTCCGCCGCGTTGCTGGGAATACATCATCAACGTCGCCCGCAGCCATAAATGGAACTTTGTGATGATGAGCGAATCGCTCGACGGCGGCGCGGTGACCTACCGTTCCAACCGGCACTTCGACATCCTCAACGAAAACATTGTCTTCCCGCTCAAGTCCGCTTCCAATGCCGGGGACTACCGCAACATCTTCGAGGATCGGCGCGCCGCCTACGGCCAGGGGCTGGTGCTGCTCAACAACACCTCGCACGACGAGGAGAGCTTCGCGGATCCGTGGGAAGGCGTGGTACGCTCCGCCGCCTGCGGCATGATCGATGGCTCCACCATGGTCTTCCCCGGCCAGGAGCTGGGCATTTCCACCAGCTATGGCTATGACCACTACGAGACCAACTTCGGCAAGAACGTCCCGCACTTCAAACGGTGGAATTCCATGATGCCGATCTGGACCGACACCAACTTTGGGAACGACCAGCTCTTCCCGGTCTACTCGGGCATCCAGCAGGCGCGCGCTTCCAGCCCGGCCCTGCGCAGCCCGAACCGCTGGTTCATCGATGGCGACGGTTCCAACGGAAACATTTTCGCCACCGCGAAATATGAGGAAGCCCATGCCTCGCCAACCACAAACGATGTGGTGCTCGCCTTCGCCAACCTCGACCGCAACAACGTCCAGAGCGACAACTTCAAGATCCCGGCAGGGCTCGCCCCCCTCCTTGGTCTGGAGGATGCCCGGCAATACAACGTCGTCAACCTCGCGGCCTATGACGAAAGCACCCGCAGCATCTTCCTATGGGGTTCGTCCATGAGCGGTGCCGCTCTGAAGGGCACTGGCTTCTTCGTTTCGCTGAACAAGGTTCCGACGGTCGATGGCGATTGGGCAACGGCCCCCTACGAAGCGCAATACCTGAAGCTGGTCGACGTGACCGATCCGCTTGAAGTGGAAATCGACAGCGTCGAGGCCATCGCCTCCAGCGTGGTCGTGTCCTGTGCGGCGACACCGGGTTGGTATTACCATCTCGAAACGCGCACCAACCTGCTGGGCGGCGCATGGACAACCGTGCAATCCAACGTGAAGGCCAAGGGAACCAGCTTGACCCTGACGCATGAAGGGGGCCTTGCCCCGGATGAAAGATTCTACCGTGTACAGGTATCCTATGTGGAGCAGTAG